From Coffea arabica cultivar ET-39 chromosome 10e, Coffea Arabica ET-39 HiFi, whole genome shotgun sequence, one genomic window encodes:
- the LOC113711860 gene encoding metal transporter Nramp7.2 — translation MDALELQSQANIGGSKRIVAVDENPPSIDESKQFDLDHDPQEEKPGWRKFLSFVGPGFLVSMAYLDPGNLETDLQAGANHGYELLWIILIGLIFALIIQSLAANLGVTTGRHLSELCKAEYPKYVKYSLWLLAEVAVIAADIPEVIGTAFALNILFHIPVWVGVLCTGMSTLLLLGLQKYGVRKLELLVSVLVFVMAACFFAELSYVKPPAKDVLKGLFVPKLKGNSATADAIALLGALVMPHNLFLHSALVLSRKVPNSVRGINDACRFFLIESGFALFVAFLINVAIVSVSGAVCSGGNLSQGTIESCNDLSLDSASFLLKNVLGRSSSTIYAIALLASGQSSTITGTYAGQFIMQGFLDLKMKKWLRNLMTRCIAITPSLIVSIIGGSSGAGRLIIIASMILSFELPFALIPLLKFSSSTTKMGPYKNSIYIIVISWILGLGIIGINIYYLSTGFVGWLIHNSLPKVGNVLIGILVFPLMAVYILAVIYLMFRKDTVDTFEQSAKHDPNTQLHMEDGNLNRDHGDHIPHREDLADIPLPE, via the exons ATGGACGCCTTGGAGCTGCAATCTCAAGCAAATATTGGAGGCAGCAAAAGAATAGTTGCAGTAGATGAAAATCCACCCTCCATCGATGAAAGTAAACAATTTGATCTTGATCATGACCCTCAAGAGGAG AAACCTGGATGGAGAAAATTCTTGTCCTTTGTTGGACCTGGTTTTCTTGTTTCAATGGCATATCTCGACCCAGGAAATT TGGAAACTGACTTACAAGCTGGAGCAAACCATGGATATGAG CTATTGTGGATAATCCTCATTGGATTGATCTTTGCTCTAATTATACAATCTTTGGCCGCAAACCTTGGTGTAACCACTG GAAGACATTTATCAGAGTTGTGCAAGGCCGAGTATCCCAAATATGTGAAATACTCCCTATGGCTGCTGGCAGAGGTTGCTGTCATAGCAGCTGATATTCCTGAAG TGATTGGGACAGCATTTGCACTTAATATATTGTTCCACATCCCAGTGTGGGTTGGAGTTCTTTGTACTGGGATGAGCACTCTCTTACTTCTCGGCCTGCAAAAATATGGA GTGAGGAAGCTTGAATTGTTGGTTTCAGTTCTAGTATTCGTCATGGCTGCATGTTTTTTTGCCGAACTAAGCTACGTAAAACCTCCAGCAAAAGATGTGCTTAAGGGCTTGTTTGTTCCTAAACTCAAGGGTAATAGTGCCACAGCCGACGCCATTGCTCTATTGGGTGCACTGGTAATGCC GCATAACCTCTTCCTTCATTCAGCTCTTGTGCTTTCTCGAAAAGTACCAAACTCAGTGCGGGGCATCAAC GATGCATGTCGATTCTTTCTCATAGAAAGTGGATTTGCATTGTTTGTGGCCTTTTTAATCAACGTTGCAATTGTATCTGTGTCCGGAGCTGTTTGCTCGGGAGGAAACCTTTCACAAGGAACAATTGAAAGTTGCAATGATCTTAGTCTTGACTCTGCCTCTTTCCTTCTCAAG aatgTTCTCGGAAGATCAAGCTCTACAATTTATGCAATAGCATTATTAGCATCTGGACAGAGCTCTACAATAACTGGCACATATGCTGGACAGTTTATTATGCAG GGATTCTTGGACCTTAAAATGAAGAAGTGGTTGAGGAATCTGATGACCAGGTGCATTGCAATCACACCAAGTCTTATTGTATCAATAATTGGTGGATCTTCCGGGGCTGGACGGCTCATTATAATAGCTTCA ATGATACTTTCTTTTGAACTACCTTTTGCCCTCATCCCCCTTCTTAAGTTTAGCAGCAGTACCACAAAGATGGGCCCTTACAAGAACTCCATATAT ATAATCGTGATTTCCTGGATTTTGGGGTTAGGAATCATTGGCATCAATATTTACTACCTCAGCACAGGTTTTGTTGGATGGCTAATCCATAACAGCTTACCAAAAGTAGGCAATGTACTCATTGGAATCCTAGTATTTCCCTTGATGGCAGTCTACATTCTTGCTGTGATCTATCTTATGTTTCGCAAAGACACGGTTGACACATTCGAACAGTCAGCAAAGCATGATCCAAATACCCAACTTCATATGGAGGATGGGAATCTTAATCGAGATCATGGAGATCATATTCCACATAGGGAGGATTTAGCGGACATTCCACTTCCTGAGTAA